The sequence TTACAACTGAGAGGGGCCAGGTCCCAAATCAGGAATGTAATAAGGGTTCCACTCAAAGTGGTTCCGTGTGTATCTGTCTGATTATAGGCCCTGCGTTTGCAAACTCTAAAAGGTGGTTTACCTGTGGCACCTCTTCAGAGACACCACCTGCCAGAAATTCCAGGTGTCAACATTTCATTCTTCCTCCCACCACTTGCCAACAACCACGCTTAGACCCACCAACCTCCACTGGGATGAAGTCTGCATGCTGACAGAATACAAAAAATTGACTTCACACCACCTCTAAAAGgccttcttaaaaacaaaacaaaacccatgtTAGGGAAAGCGCATGAAAGCCCTAGATTCTACTGTCTCCCAAGAGCAGGAAACTTAGTGATAAATGACTTTGCTCAAAATAGATGCTGTTGAGGAAGGGCCCAAGCTTCCCCTGGGTGAAAGAGCCAGAACATTTGTTTGAATCCTTTAGGGCCAGGGCGCAGAGAGCCCTGTCTCAGATACTCAGGATTCTCTACTGTTTGAAGCCGTACCCACTAACTAACAAATGCTGTGGCTGAGATTTCAGAAGTGGAGTTCACTCAAGTCCCTCTAGAGAGCagtggttttatttctttctgtggcACAGACTTTGGCTGATGTTTACCTCAAGTTTGCCTAAGACTGTCAACACAAAGTATGATTACCTAAAGActtctttttttgaaaacaaCCCTGTGTGGCCAgggtggaggtgagggtgggTGGACTAAAGAACTGTCCACCCCTTCAGTAAACCTGAAGTCTCTAACAATTCACTGGAGGGGAACTTTTGGAAGAGCTTTAATACTGAGTCATCTGCAGGTTCTTCCAACTCATCATCTCAGTTATTTCTTAAATTTGTACGTATTTTGCTTTCCTCCATTCGTTTTGAGCTTTTTCTCGCTGGATATTGTGGCATGAGCACAGTGACTCACGTTTCCCTTCTTCTTAAGACCTGTGTGTGCTGGTGCCCGGGCAGCCCTGCAGCCGTCTGTGGGATCCAGGATCATGGCTGGCGGCCGGGGTGCGCGGAGGTTCCCATTGCTCTCGATCTTGGGGCCACCGTCCCCGCAGGATAAGTCCCAGGGCTGCAGCCTGGGGCTCttgttggatttctttttcttcttctctgtctgcACCTCCAGGGTTTGCTTCTGAGAACATAATCGGCTACTGCTCAGCACATCAAGAGGTCTGGGGGAAGCCTCACCAGTGTAACAGAATGGATGGACTTCCTTGCAGAGCATGTCTTTCTTTCGTGAAGGGCCTGACTTCAGAGGCCCTTCCTGGTGAGGCCTGGACAGAGCGCTGGGCATCAGCTTGCTTCTCCCAGGGCTCTTCAGGGCCCCCGAGGTCCCAGTGGGAGGCCTCCCTTTGGCCACCTTGCCTTTCTCGCACTGGATAGTCTGGATTTGCAGCCACTCGAGCTGGACGAGCCTATCGATGTACTTGCCCAGGAGCCCCCCGGTTTTGGGCACAGCCTCTGTCCTGCGCTCGGAGTGCAGGAGCATGGCCATGTCCCGCAGGTCCCAGGAGTTGCACGGGGGTGGGAGGAAGTCGGGGTAACAGTATTCAGGCCAGGTGGGGCCCTGCCCTGGGTGCAGATCGAAGTGAACCGGGTCAATCTCTTCCGCTCGAAGGTGAAGATCAGGAGGCGTGAGGGGGGATGGGGGGATGGCGATCCTTTCTGAATCAGAGAGGTCACTGGCACTGTCCTCCTCCTCGTCATCTTCTTTGATGATTTTCATGGACTCAAAGTCCAGAAACAGCTTGTTCCCTGAGAGCCCGTGATACCTGGGGCCGAGGGGGCTCCTTTCGGGGTTTCCTTCTGGGGAAATGCT is a genomic window of Bos mutus isolate GX-2022 chromosome 13, NWIPB_WYAK_1.1, whole genome shotgun sequence containing:
- the FAM217B gene encoding protein FAM217B, with protein sequence MNAGPSRTKVQHPKNSRKRQSKPQVPHISSQLKSSLRGGVPQPTEDKLKESISPEGNPERSPLGPRYHGLSGNKLFLDFESMKIIKEDDEEEDSASDLSDSERIAIPPSPLTPPDLHLRAEEIDPVHFDLHPGQGPTWPEYCYPDFLPPPCNSWDLRDMAMLLHSERRTEAVPKTGGLLGKYIDRLVQLEWLQIQTIQCEKGKVAKGRPPTGTSGALKSPGRSKLMPSALSRPHQEGPLKSGPSRKKDMLCKEVHPFCYTGEASPRPLDVLSSSRLCSQKQTLEVQTEKKKKKSNKSPRLQPWDLSCGDGGPKIESNGNLRAPRPPAMILDPTDGCRAARAPAHTGLKKKGNVSHCAHATISSEKKLKTNGGKQNTYKFKK